GCGTCGCCGAAGGTGGCTCGGCGATCGCCGTTGAGGTCTGGGACATCCCCAGCAGCGAGTTGGGCTCCTTTCTCACCGGCATCCCCGCACCGCTCGGCCTGGGCAAGGTGCAGCTCGAAGATGGCCGCTGGGAAACCGGCTTCATTTGCGAACCCTGCGGCCTGGAAGGCGCGCAGGACATCACCGGCTTCGGCGGCTGGCGCGCCTACCTGCAGAGCCAATAGCCGACACCGTAGGTTGGTCGAGGAGTGTAGGTTGGGTTGAGGAGCGCAGCGACGAAGCCCAACATGGTCATATACCCAACCCAGTTGGGCTTCGCTGCGCTCAGCGCCAACCTACCGGGCGCCCTTGGTGCATCGGAACCGCATGGGCACGGCCGAGGCATGTAGGCGTAGGTTGGGTCGGGGCGCGCAGCCTGAGGAGTGCAACGACGAAGCCCAACACGTTCATATAACCGCCCCCGTTGGGCTTCGCTGCGCTCAGCGCCGACCTACCGCGGGGTCGAGCGTTCGTACAACAGCTCTTCACGATCCGGAACATCCGTTCGGCGCTGTCCTCCCATGCAATACCCGGCCAATTTCGGCCTCGGCTGCATAGAAGGAGGACCGCCATGCGTATCACCCTGCCACGCATCGGCCTCGGCGGCGCGCCGCTGGGCAACATGTTCCACCCGATCAGCGAAGAAACCGCCGACGCCACGCTCAATGCCGCGTGGGACGCCGGTTTCCGCTACTACGACGTATCCCCGCATTACGGCGCCGGCCTCGCCGAGGCGCGCTTCGGCCGCCTGCTCAGCCACAAGCCGCGCGACGAATTCGTGCTGAGCAGCAAGGTCGGCCGCCTGCTGCGCCCGGCCGAGCAGCCGGAAAACGCCAAGCCTTTCGTCGACGAACTGCCCAACCAGCGCGTGCCGGACTATTCCGCCGACGGTGCGCGCCGCTCCATCGAAGACAGCCTCAAGCGCATGGGCGTCGAGCGCCTCGACGTGGTGTTCATCCACGACGTCTCCGAAGACCAGTGGGGCCCGCAGTGGCGCGATTACTTCCAGCAGGCCATGGACGGCGCGGCCAAAGCCCTCACGCAATTGCGCGACGAAGGCACGATCCGCGGCTGGGGCCTGGGCGTCAATTTGGTCGAACCGTGCCGCATGGCTCTGGAGCAGAGCGATCCGGACCTGTTCCTGCTGGCGGGACGCTATTCGCTGCTGGAGCACGACGAAGCGCTGGATACGCTCTTCCCGACCTGCCGCGAGCGCGGCGTCGGCATCGTCGTCGGCGGGCCGTTCAATTCGGGCGTGCTGGCTGGCGGCGATCACTATGAATACGACCGCATTCCGCCTGACGTCAGCGAACGCAAGCGGCGGCTGGAAGCCATCGCCGAGCGCTGCGGGGTCGACCTGCGTGTCGCCGCCCTGCACTTCTGCCTGGCCAACCCGGTGGTGGCTTCGGTCATCCCCGGTACGGCGAACCCCGAACGGCCGCAGCAATACATGGATTACTTCAATGCCCAGGTGCCCGCCGAGTTCTGGCGTACCCTGGTCGACGAAGGCCTGTTGCGCGCGGACGTGCCACTACCCGCCTGAAACCACGACCGGGCCGCGGCGCCCTGCGACGCGACCCGACCGGCAGAACCGGCACCATCGCGGCGCATCCCACCCCATTTGTGCGCACGCGAGGCGTTCTCCGGGCGCACCGCCAAACTGCCACGCGGTATCCAACCGCCTGAATCCCAACGACAAATTCCGAAAAGGCAAAAATGGCACGCAACCTGCTCTGCTGCAGGTGAACGGGATGAGTCGCCTCCGGCACTCATGACGCTAGTGGCCTGTGCGGTGAGTTGGTTGAGGCAAGTTCGGATGACCATGGTTCCGAGACAAGGCGCTGCGACGAGTCATAGCGGGCTATGGCGAGAAGCAGCAACACAGTCGCGGGGTCATGGGCGCCGAAATTGACCAGCTGAACTTACCAAACAGGCCACTGGGCACAATCAGGAGCAATTTCAAGGAGAACTAGGGTTCCGGCTCACAGGGAGTGGGCGCTGGTCCGAGAGTTCTCCGGTCCCAGGGACGGGACTACACGGAGGGATAAAAGCCCGGGAGACGCGATGTCATCCCGTGCCTGTCATTCCAATGTGTAGGGAAATCACGCCATGTCCACACTGCGCTCGCTGAACAAGACCCTCCTCGCTGCCGGCCTGGCCGTCGCGACATTGTTTTCACCGCTGGCCAGCCAGGCTGCCGATAAGCTGAAGATCGGCACCGTGGTCTGGGCCGGCTATGGCCCCTTCTACGTCGCCGACAAGCTCGACCTGTTCAAGCCCCACGACCTGGACGTGGAGCTGCAGTTCTTCAACGATCCGGCGCTGATTCCCACCGCCATGGTCAGCCGCGCACTGGACGGCGGCATGCTCACCTACGATCAGGTGGTGGCCTCGGTCGCCAAGGGCCTCAAGCACCGGGTGGTGATGCCCATCGACTTCTCCAACGGCGGTGACGCCATCGTCGCCGACGCCTCGATCCAGTCGGTCGCCGACTTCAAGGGCAAGAAGGTCGGCTTCAATCCGCTGTCACCCTCGGACTTCCTGCTCGCCTACGCGCTGCAGCAGAACGGCATGAGCGACCAGGACATCGACGCCGTCAACATGACCCCGGAAGGCATCCCCGGCGCCATGGCCTCGGGCAACCTGCCGGTCGGCGTGACCTACGAGCCCAACGTCTCGCAAATCCTCTCCATGGGCGGCGGCGACAAGTTCAAGGTGGTCTATTCGTCCAAGGACGCACCGGGGCTGATCACCGACGTGCTGGTCTTCGACGAGGCGGTGATCGCCAGGAAGCCCGCCGCCATCAAGGCGATGATCCAGGGCTACATGGACGGCCTGGCCTACATGCAGGCGCACCCCGAGGAGTCGGCTGAGATCATCGGCGAGGTGCTCGGCGTCAGCGCCGAGGAGGCGGTGGAGCAGATGGCCGGCGCCTACAACATCCCGCTCGCCGAGATGGGCAAGAGCTTCGCGCCCGGTGAAGACACCCATTCCTTCCATGGCAGCGGCGCGATCATCGCCAAGCTGCTCAAGGACAACGGGCAGATCCCGACCATCCCCGATTTCAGCCAGACCTACGACGCCCAGTTCACCGAAGCGCTCGCCCAGCAAGCCGACGCCGGGCGGGCCATCGCCCGCCTGTGCTGGAGAAGACCATGACTGCCAAACCCCTGTACCGCTACGCCGATGGACGCCTGCCCAATACCCTGGCGATCCTCTACACCGCGCTCGCCTACGGCGGCGGTCTGGCCCTGCTGTTCGCCGGTAACGGCTGGCTGAACGCGCTGGGCACGTTGTTGCTGGCCCACGGCATGATCATCGCCGCCTACCTGATCCACGAATTCGCCCATGGCGCCATTTTCAGCGTGCCCAGGCACAACGAATGGGCCGGCAATGTCTGCAGCTGGCTGTGCGGCAGTTGCTACGCCGAGTTCCAGGACCTGCGCAAGAAGCACATGCGCCACCACGTCGACCGCGCCGACGTGATCACCTTCGACAGCAAGGCCTTCCTCAGGGCGCGCCCGCTGTGGTTGCAGAAGCTGGTGCTGACGCTGGAATGGGCCTATGTGCCGGCGGTGGAACTGATCATGCACTTCTACGTGATCGCCCTGCCCTTCATCACCGACAACGACAAGCACCGCGCCCGCCGCGGCAAGGTCGCCGCGGTGCTGGCCATTCGCACGCTGCTCTTCGCCGGGCTCGCCGCGCTCTCGCTCAAGGCCGTGCTGCTCTACGCCGTGGCCTGGATGATCATGCTCAGCGTGCTGCGCTTCGCCGATGCCTATCAGCACACCTACGAGGCCTTCGCCGTGCTGGAAGATGGCGGCAAGCTGCCGGAGGACAAGCGCCGCGACCGCAGCTACGAGCAGCAGAACACCTACAGCAACGTGGTTTCCGAACGCTGGCCGGCGCTGAACCTGCTGCTGCTCAACTTTTCCTTCCACAACGCCCACCACGAGAAGCCCGTGGCGCCCTGGTACCGCCTGCCCAGGCTGCATGCCGAGCTGTACGGCAGTACCTACAACCAGGTCATCCCGATGCGCAAGCTGCTCGGCAGTTTCCACCGCTACCGCGTACGCCGCGTGCTGGACGATGACTACGGCGTAGTCAGCGAAGGGCCGAACAAGGCCGACCACTTCTACGGCGCCGTGGGCGTCTCCTTCCTGACGGCGGT
This DNA window, taken from Pseudomonas sp. FeN3W, encodes the following:
- a CDS encoding aldo/keto reductase — its product is MRITLPRIGLGGAPLGNMFHPISEETADATLNAAWDAGFRYYDVSPHYGAGLAEARFGRLLSHKPRDEFVLSSKVGRLLRPAEQPENAKPFVDELPNQRVPDYSADGARRSIEDSLKRMGVERLDVVFIHDVSEDQWGPQWRDYFQQAMDGAAKALTQLRDEGTIRGWGLGVNLVEPCRMALEQSDPDLFLLAGRYSLLEHDEALDTLFPTCRERGVGIVVGGPFNSGVLAGGDHYEYDRIPPDVSERKRRLEAIAERCGVDLRVAALHFCLANPVVASVIPGTANPERPQQYMDYFNAQVPAEFWRTLVDEGLLRADVPLPA
- a CDS encoding fatty acid desaturase: MTAKPLYRYADGRLPNTLAILYTALAYGGGLALLFAGNGWLNALGTLLLAHGMIIAAYLIHEFAHGAIFSVPRHNEWAGNVCSWLCGSCYAEFQDLRKKHMRHHVDRADVITFDSKAFLRARPLWLQKLVLTLEWAYVPAVELIMHFYVIALPFITDNDKHRARRGKVAAVLAIRTLLFAGLAALSLKAVLLYAVAWMIMLSVLRFADAYQHTYEAFAVLEDGGKLPEDKRRDRSYEQQNTYSNVVSERWPALNLLLLNFSFHNAHHEKPVAPWYRLPRLHAELYGSTYNQVIPMRKLLGSFHRYRVRRVLDDDYGVVSEGPNKADHFYGAVGVSFLTAV
- a CDS encoding ABC transporter substrate-binding protein — translated: MSTLRSLNKTLLAAGLAVATLFSPLASQAADKLKIGTVVWAGYGPFYVADKLDLFKPHDLDVELQFFNDPALIPTAMVSRALDGGMLTYDQVVASVAKGLKHRVVMPIDFSNGGDAIVADASIQSVADFKGKKVGFNPLSPSDFLLAYALQQNGMSDQDIDAVNMTPEGIPGAMASGNLPVGVTYEPNVSQILSMGGGDKFKVVYSSKDAPGLITDVLVFDEAVIARKPAAIKAMIQGYMDGLAYMQAHPEESAEIIGEVLGVSAEEAVEQMAGAYNIPLAEMGKSFAPGEDTHSFHGSGAIIAKLLKDNGQIPTIPDFSQTYDAQFTEALAQQADAGRAIARLCWRRP